A window from Cryptomeria japonica chromosome 1, Sugi_1.0, whole genome shotgun sequence encodes these proteins:
- the LOC131070255 gene encoding GDSL esterase/lipase 6-like, which translates to MCCISVGVVDADAAPYAPAMFIFGDSLADFGNNNFIPEAKFRANITPYGISAFPKPTGRFSDGLLTFDYIATYLGLRSPRRFLSARSRRFSRGINFASAGSGLLDSTGKRENIMPLRHQIEQFQKLSNNFIKAKGSKHPHGSKNAKSLIANSLFCISTASNDLGAFFSDTLGGQPPKEPIIAELHKIYEHYISELYKSGARKFLVVDVPPLGCTPLARYKNSFSPGACFDLANYVTMFYNIELRDLVNRLNQNLDGASIIIFKSYSYVMDMIENGEPHGFSETKQACCGSGELKVEVLCGKTTEHCEHPNTHLFWDWTHPTQKAAKIFASQIWSGNSSIMEPFNLSTLILAGK; encoded by the exons ATGTGTTGTATTAGCGTTGGTGTAGTGGATGCTGATGCAGCTCCATATGCGCCTGCAATGTTTATTTTTGGGGACTCACTAGCGGATTTTGGGAACAATAATTTCATTCCAGAAGCTAAATTTCGTGCGAACATCACACCATATGGGATCTCCGCTTTTCCCAAACCGACCGGCCGATTTTCAGATGGGCTCCTTACTTTTGATTATATAG CTACCTATCTGGGGTTACGTTCTCCCCGCCGATTTCTTTCAGCTCGGTCAAGAAGATTTTCGCGTGGAATCAATTTTGCATCTGCAGGGAGTGGATTGCTCGACTCAACTGGGAAACGAGAG AATATTATGCCTTTAAGGCATCAAATAGAACAATTTCAGAAGCTATCTAATAACTTCATCAAAGCAAAAGGATCTAAGCACCCACATGGATCTAAGAATGCCAAGTCCCTCATAGCCAACTCCTTGTTTTGTATTTCAACTGCGAGCAATGACCTCGGGGCCTTCTTCAGCGACACGCTAGGCGGACAACCTCCAAAGGAACCAATCATTGCAGAGCTTCACAAAATCTATGAGCACTACATATCA GAGCTTTACAAATCTGGAGCAAGAAAATTCCTTGTGGTAGATGTTCCTCCTCTCGGATGCACTCCTTTGGCAAGATATAAAAATTCCTTTTCTCCTGGAGCATGTTTCGATTTGGCGAACTATGTTACTATGTTCTATAACATTGAGTTGAGAGACCTGGTGAATCGTTTGAATCAAAATTTAGATGGAGCTTCCATCATTATTTTTAAATCCTATTCTTATGTGATGGATATGATTGAGAATGGTGAACCACATG GATTTTCGGAGACAAAACAGGCATGCTGTGGGTCTGGAGAGTTAAAAGTGGAAGTCCTTTGCGGAAAAACAACTGAACATTGTGAGCATCCAAACACGCACTTATTTTGGGACTGGACTCATCCCACACAAAAAGCAGCTAAGATTTTTGCGAGCCAAATATGGAGTGGAAATTCTTCTATTATGGAACCGTTCAATCTCTCTACTCTAATATTGGCAGGaaaatga